In the Helicobacter typhlonius genome, one interval contains:
- a CDS encoding tyrosine-type recombinase/integrase — protein MKYPLNYKDHFNATLLFWITRFIRYKLTTLSNHQVYDKENVLEAINLLSNDEILSIEALDSICKSVRKAGMIGINTYSTPLLKLYIFLTQSRIPALKKMEEIDEEVLSDFLSVETSTLSNASKKNYRIALIGLFGYIDKQNESEGSSYVYDITLKISALQGKAGAKLPAYLSQDELEHFLKAIDEAQLGAKVTARNKLIIKLIVYTGIRVSEALNLRRKDIFPHLDYYLVQIRGKGNKPRVVMISQSHIQSLLDSWLTQRPSFAPKHDLLFCNAKGEALTQSYIYRNVENILLQAGIRKEKNGAHMLRHSFATLLYQQKHDLVMVQEALGHSDLNTSRIYTHFDSERLREVAEVMDNLNKKENHQ, from the coding sequence CTGTTTTGGATTACACGATTTATCCGCTATAAGCTCACCACGCTTTCTAATCACCAAGTCTATGACAAAGAGAATGTGCTTGAAGCGATTAATCTCTTAAGTAATGATGAGATACTTTCCATTGAAGCGCTAGATTCTATCTGCAAGAGTGTGCGTAAAGCCGGAATGATAGGGATAAACACCTACTCTACCCCGCTACTTAAGCTCTACATATTTCTTACCCAAAGCAGAATCCCCGCTCTTAAGAAAATGGAGGAGATTGACGAGGAGGTTTTAAGCGATTTTTTAAGCGTGGAGACAAGCACCCTCTCAAATGCAAGTAAGAAAAATTATCGTATTGCGCTCATTGGGCTTTTTGGCTATATTGATAAGCAAAATGAGAGTGAGGGCAGCTCGTATGTGTATGACATCACGCTTAAAATTAGTGCGCTGCAGGGCAAAGCAGGAGCGAAGCTCCCTGCGTATTTGAGCCAAGATGAGCTAGAACACTTTTTGAAAGCCATTGATGAGGCGCAGCTTGGAGCAAAGGTTACAGCGCGTAATAAGCTCATTATCAAACTCATCGTCTATACCGGAATCCGCGTGAGCGAAGCACTCAATCTCCGCAGAAAAGATATTTTTCCACATCTTGACTACTATCTTGTGCAGATTCGGGGTAAGGGCAATAAGCCACGTGTGGTGATGATAAGTCAAAGCCATATCCAAAGCCTACTTGATTCGTGGCTTACGCAACGCCCAAGCTTCGCTCCTAAGCACGATTTGCTTTTTTGTAATGCAAAAGGCGAGGCACTCACGCAAAGCTATATTTATAGAAATGTGGAAAATATCCTCTTACAAGCGGGAATCCGCAAGGAAAAAAATGGAGCGCATATGCTGCGCCACTCCTTTGCCACCCTGCTCTATCAGCAAAAACACGATTTGGTGATGGTGCAAGAAGCATTGGGACATTCGGATTTAAACACAAGTAGAATCTATACGCATTTTGATAGCGAGCGACTCCGCGAAGTCGCTGAAGTAATGGATAATCTTAACAAAAAGGAGAATCATCAATGA
- a CDS encoding phosphatase PAP2 family protein — MNRFIKSNMQHNLVICLIGIFALGLWLYDKVVYGDVFRLMLVALGLFWFIQKQFQHLKYLIIVAIVILGIAFACKLLFAYLAHHYGDIEWLQGILEIAKRPINGKFKGFPSGHTTAAFTTSALMWHFMGKKWGIFAFILACFVGYSRILSLWHTPLQVLAGAILGFIGSLILIYCIDKYFKKYIDK; from the coding sequence ATGAATAGATTTATAAAATCAAATATGCAACATAATCTTGTAATCTGTCTTATTGGTATATTTGCACTTGGATTGTGGCTCTATGATAAAGTCGTATATGGCGATGTATTTCGCCTTATGCTTGTCGCACTTGGGCTTTTTTGGTTTATTCAAAAGCAATTTCAGCACTTGAAATATCTCATCATCGTGGCAATAGTAATTTTAGGCATAGCCTTTGCGTGTAAGCTACTTTTTGCTTATCTCGCTCATCATTATGGTGATATAGAGTGGTTACAAGGCATACTAGAAATTGCTAAACGCCCTATTAATGGAAAGTTTAAAGGATTCCCAAGCGGACATACCACAGCTGCTTTTACAACGTCTGCGTTGATGTGGCACTTTATGGGTAAGAAATGGGGTATATTTGCTTTTATTTTAGCTTGTTTTGTGGGATATTCGCGTATTTTGAGCTTATGGCATACGCCTTTACAAGTTTTAGCAGGAGCTATTCTTGGCTTTATAGGGAGTTTGATACTCATTTATTGTATTGATAAATATTTTAAAAAATATATTGACAAATAG
- a CDS encoding TonB-dependent receptor plug domain-containing protein encodes MTHIRSASVPSVFSMAAFSGIISAAFVSISFADENTQNMTSVKLSPITSLAHPISNANVSVVDDTFITNTQAKDLREVFNKSAEIQVGGSSQIAQKLYIRGFEDRMFRIRIDGITQGGNLFHHQGNLLFDPFLVKNIEIEKGLANVEYGAGALAGGINITTKNAFDLLGANRSYGAHFTFGGQSNRGIGTSLATYGKIKEKLGLVASYSFDDVPYYRAGNGDKVPSSPAKNHNALFKLTFLPKENHSFNVNYHFNNVGAVAPYGANVILSPNPQLYDNTLLSHSTSAQYDYALGENFHAHINAYYANKNLKLLPQGALQAQDSHEGAMDLNLVNLGSDVILRNYFGGAKHSIKYGFNYQLILTKAKDLDDHALLSNNTGHEKGAIYGGFIGANFNLLESLNLELGSRYDSFIYEDKVGKTHNTQGFSPYATLFFAPTNELSFKLTQNYNTRGATPMDASLLGNPHIIIKPLKAEGMHNTEFDIDYDNSLFSAHIGLYHQYLKNFINSYANEGNHTGSGHSHDDSFRQNMDSHIRVLGYEANVGLDFDFLDVHLGIAQNFPTYNGKTITDTFELMAVSGRSYYFSAGLRPFKSVPQFHILWLSRFGEGINYQGYNMYYNGIDSVSKKGYDTHNIYLSYNVGTHLSLRLAFLNITNKTYVNPYSPLKELFSNGNGNTPLYESGFNTKAQIALSF; translated from the coding sequence ATGACACATATTCGCTCTGCTTCTGTGCCTTCAGTTTTTAGTATGGCTGCGTTTTCAGGCATTATAAGTGCGGCTTTTGTAAGCATAAGTTTTGCTGATGAAAACACCCAAAATATGACTTCTGTTAAACTTTCACCAATTACTTCTCTAGCTCACCCTATTAGTAATGCTAATGTTAGTGTTGTAGATGATACTTTTATCACAAATACCCAAGCAAAAGACTTGCGTGAGGTTTTCAATAAAAGCGCAGAAATTCAAGTTGGCGGTAGCTCACAAATCGCACAAAAGCTCTATATTCGTGGCTTTGAGGATAGAATGTTTCGTATTAGGATTGATGGCATTACGCAAGGGGGGAATCTCTTTCACCACCAAGGCAATCTCCTCTTTGACCCATTCCTTGTAAAAAATATTGAAATAGAAAAGGGTTTAGCAAATGTAGAATATGGCGCGGGAGCATTAGCCGGAGGGATAAATATTACAACAAAAAATGCCTTTGATTTACTTGGTGCAAATCGTAGCTACGGGGCACATTTTACATTCGGCGGGCAAAGCAATAGAGGCATTGGCACTTCACTTGCAACCTATGGTAAGATAAAAGAAAAACTCGGGCTAGTCGCAAGTTATAGTTTTGATGATGTGCCATATTATCGTGCAGGTAATGGTGATAAAGTCCCCTCTTCTCCTGCAAAAAACCATAATGCGCTTTTTAAGCTTACATTCTTGCCAAAGGAAAATCACTCATTTAATGTGAATTATCACTTTAATAATGTCGGCGCGGTTGCTCCCTATGGCGCAAATGTGATTCTATCCCCAAATCCACAGCTTTATGATAATACCCTCTTGTCTCACTCCACGAGCGCACAATATGATTACGCGCTTGGCGAGAATTTCCACGCGCATATCAATGCCTACTATGCAAATAAGAATCTCAAGCTTTTACCGCAAGGCGCGTTACAAGCGCAAGATTCACACGAAGGTGCTATGGATTTAAATCTTGTGAATCTCGGCTCTGATGTGATTTTGAGGAATTATTTTGGCGGGGCAAAGCATTCTATAAAATATGGATTCAATTATCAGCTGATACTCACAAAGGCAAAGGATTTAGATGACCACGCACTACTTAGTAATAACACAGGGCACGAAAAAGGTGCGATTTATGGGGGCTTTATCGGTGCGAATTTTAATCTGCTAGAATCTTTAAACTTAGAGTTAGGTTCGCGCTATGATAGCTTTATATATGAAGATAAAGTTGGCAAAACGCACAATACACAAGGATTCAGTCCCTATGCCACGCTCTTTTTTGCACCCACAAATGAGTTGAGCTTCAAACTCACACAAAACTACAATACGCGCGGGGCTACGCCTATGGACGCTTCGCTGCTTGGGAATCCACATATCATTATTAAGCCTCTTAAGGCGGAGGGAATGCACAATACGGAATTTGATATAGACTATGACAATAGCCTTTTTAGCGCGCATATCGGGCTTTATCATCAGTATCTTAAAAATTTCATCAATAGCTATGCAAACGAAGGTAATCACACAGGTAGCGGGCATTCGCACGATGATAGCTTCCGTCAAAATATGGACTCACATATACGCGTTTTGGGTTATGAAGCAAATGTTGGGCTAGACTTTGACTTTTTAGATGTGCATTTAGGTATCGCGCAAAACTTCCCCACATACAATGGCAAAACAATTACCGATACCTTTGAGCTTATGGCAGTGAGCGGGAGAAGCTATTATTTCAGTGCGGGATTGCGCCCCTTTAAGAGTGTGCCACAATTTCATATCTTATGGCTTAGTCGCTTTGGCGAAGGTATAAACTATCAGGGCTATAATATGTATTATAATGGGATAGATTCAGTGAGTAAAAAGGGCTATGACACGCATAATATCTATCTTAGCTATAATGTGGGAACGCATTTAAGTCTGCGTTTGGCATTCTTAAATATTACAAATAAAACCTATGTGAATCCTTATAGTCCGCTCAAAGAGCTTTTTTCAAATGGTAATGGCAACACACCACTTTACGAATCCGGATTTAATACAAAGGCACAAATCGCACTTTCGTTTTAA
- a CDS encoding TonB-dependent receptor plug domain-containing protein, translated as MKSISHTILIPTLTSMTFINMTLADEDNSSKSINLSPLVTTAQAVSHTNVSVIDSEFITNTQARDLREVFNKSAEIQVGGSSQIAQKLYIRGFEDRMFRVRLDGITQSGNLLHHQGNLLFDPLLVKNIEIEKGLANVEYGAGALAGGINITTKNAFDLLGANRNYGAHFNIGGQTNKGVDTSLVTYGKIKENLGLVASYNFDDVPYYRAGDGNKVSSSPAKAHNALFKLTFLPKENHSFNVNYHFNNVNSVSPYAANILTLGASPQLYASKLFAHSVSTQYDYLLDKSFHLQWNAYYSRKNLLLSPTGIRTNVDYEDPRDLLLSNLGSDVILRHYFGERRHSLKYGLNYQLISTEERNITPENLKNNNRANEKTVIYGGFIGANFNLLESLSLELGSRYDSFIHTDKVGKTHNTQGFSPYISLLYMPINELSFKLTQNYNTRGVMPMDASILADPSVIIKPLKAEGMHNTEFDIDYDNSLFSAHIALYHQYLKNFINTYVNNASNTAIHGDEGFSRQNMNSPIQILGYEANVGLDFDFLDVHLGIAQNFPTYNGKTITDTFELMAVSGRSYYFSAGLRPFSSLPHFKILWLSRFGEGINYRGYNMYRGELASINKKSYDVHNIYLTYDVKSHLSLRLAFLNITNKTYANPYTPLNELYSMDSGNTPLYEPGFSTKAQIALSF; from the coding sequence ATGAAAAGTATCTCACATACGATTCTAATCCCCACTCTCACAAGTATGACTTTCATAAATATGACATTAGCAGATGAGGACAATAGCTCAAAATCTATCAATCTCTCGCCTTTGGTTACCACAGCCCAAGCAGTCAGCCACACAAATGTAAGCGTCATTGATAGCGAGTTTATTACCAACACTCAAGCGAGAGATTTGCGCGAGGTTTTCAATAAAAGTGCAGAAATTCAAGTTGGCGGTAGCTCACAAATCGCACAAAAGCTCTATATTCGCGGCTTTGAAGATAGAATGTTTCGTGTGAGACTTGATGGTATTACACAAAGTGGGAATCTACTCCATCATCAAGGCAACCTCCTCTTTGACCCACTCCTTGTAAAAAATATTGAAATAGAAAAGGGTTTAGCAAATGTAGAATATGGCGCAGGTGCATTAGCCGGAGGGATAAATATCACTACAAAAAATGCCTTTGACTTGCTCGGTGCAAATCGCAACTATGGGGCACATTTTAATATTGGAGGACAAACAAATAAAGGTGTGGATACTTCACTTGTAACCTATGGCAAGATAAAAGAGAATCTTGGGCTAGTGGCAAGTTATAATTTTGATGATGTGCCCTATTATCGTGCAGGTGATGGAAATAAAGTCTCATCATCTCCTGCAAAGGCACACAACGCACTTTTTAAGCTCACTTTTTTGCCAAAGGAAAATCACTCATTTAATGTGAATTATCACTTTAATAATGTCAATTCTGTATCGCCCTATGCCGCAAATATCCTCACACTCGGTGCTTCACCCCAACTCTATGCAAGCAAGCTTTTCGCCCATTCTGTAAGCACGCAATATGATTATTTGCTTGATAAATCTTTTCATCTGCAATGGAATGCTTATTATTCACGTAAAAATCTCTTGCTTTCTCCCACAGGGATACGCACAAATGTTGATTACGAAGACCCAAGAGACTTGCTTTTATCAAATCTAGGCAGTGATGTTATTTTGAGGCATTATTTTGGTGAGAGGAGGCATTCCCTCAAATATGGGCTAAACTATCAGCTTATAAGCACAGAAGAGCGCAATATCACTCCTGAAAATCTCAAAAATAACAATCGGGCAAATGAAAAGACTGTAATTTATGGGGGCTTTATCGGTGCGAATTTTAATCTTTTAGAATCTTTGAGCCTAGAGCTTGGCTCACGTTATGATAGCTTTATACATACAGACAAAGTGGGTAAAACACACAATACACAAGGATTCAGTCCTTATATCTCACTGCTTTATATGCCTATAAATGAATTAAGCTTTAAGCTCACACAAAACTATAACACGCGAGGAGTTATGCCTATGGACGCCTCAATTCTTGCTGACCCTAGTGTCATCATTAAACCTCTCAAGGCAGAGGGAATGCACAATACAGAATTTGATATAGACTATGACAATAGCCTTTTTAGCGCACATATTGCGCTTTATCATCAATATCTTAAAAACTTTATTAATACTTATGTCAATAATGCAAGTAATACCGCCATTCACGGAGACGAGGGATTCTCGCGTCAAAATATGAATAGCCCTATACAGATTCTAGGCTATGAAGCAAATGTTGGGCTAGACTTTGACTTTTTAGATGTGCATTTAGGTATCGCGCAAAACTTCCCCACATACAATGGCAAAACAATTACCGATACCTTTGAGCTTATGGCAGTGAGCGGGAGAAGCTATTATTTCAGTGCGGGATTGCGCCCCTTTAGCTCTCTACCACATTTTAAGATTCTATGGCTTAGTCGCTTTGGCGAAGGTATAAATTATCGGGGCTATAATATGTATCGTGGGGAGTTAGCCTCTATCAACAAAAAGAGCTACGATGTGCATAATATCTACCTTACTTATGATGTCAAGTCGCATTTAAGTCTGCGCTTAGCATTCTTAAATATTACAAACAAAACCTATGCTAATCCCTACACTCCGCTTAATGAGCTTTATTCAATGGATTCAGGTAATACACCTCTTTATGAGCCGGGCTTTAGCACAAAAGCACAAATTGCACTTTCATTTTAA
- the ppa gene encoding inorganic diphosphatase yields MNLSKVSVGENPNKVNVIIEIPYGSNIKYEVDKDSGLVVVDRVMYGAMFYPANYGFVPNTLADDGDPVDVLVLNPYPLQAGSMIAVRLIGVLIMEDESGMDEKLLSVPVSKIDPSFDKIQSYVDLPRITLDRIKNFFETYKTLEPNKWVKVKDFKDKNVAQEILDKSIKAYKG; encoded by the coding sequence ATGAATCTAAGTAAAGTATCAGTGGGTGAAAATCCAAATAAAGTCAATGTCATCATTGAAATCCCTTATGGTTCAAATATCAAATACGAAGTTGATAAAGATAGCGGTTTAGTTGTCGTAGATAGAGTGATGTATGGTGCGATGTTTTATCCTGCTAATTATGGTTTTGTCCCCAATACACTCGCAGATGATGGCGACCCTGTTGATGTTCTTGTGCTTAATCCCTACCCGCTTCAAGCCGGAAGTATGATTGCTGTGCGCCTCATCGGTGTGCTTATTATGGAAGATGAAAGCGGAATGGACGAAAAACTCCTATCCGTGCCTGTTTCAAAGATTGATCCTAGTTTTGATAAGATTCAGTCTTATGTTGATTTACCGCGTATCACTCTTGATAGAATCAAAAATTTCTTTGAAACCTACAAAACCCTAGAGCCAAACAAATGGGTGAAAGTCAAGGATTTTAAAGATAAAAATGTCGCTCAAGAGATTTTAGACAAATCAATCAAGGCATACAAGGGCTAG
- a CDS encoding acetyl-CoA carboxylase subunit A, with amino-acid sequence MFQKILIANRGEIAVRIIRACRDLNIKSVAIYARADRDCLHVKMADENYEISDDPLKGYLDADLIVEAALRCEADAIHPGYGFLSENAAFAKKVQEAGITWIGPDSLTIAKMGDKNAAREIMQKNGIPIVPGTEPLNKCSMREIAKLAQKIGYPVILKASSGGGGRGIRVVEKEEHLMESFEACKREAMAFFKNDDVFMEKYIVNPRHIEFQILADNYGNVIHLLERDCSIQRRHQKLIEIAPSPFISDDLRRRMGAAAVAAAKAAHYTNAGTVEFLLDENNVFYFMEMNTRIQVEHGVTEEITGYDLIGRQIRIAQGEILDLTQHDIRAQGFAIEARINAEDVANDFVPNPGKITTYYPALGPFVRVDSCIYKDYVIPPFYDSMVAKLIVKASSYNLAVNKLSRALNEFTIKGVKTTIPFLINICNDKDFRRGYFDTSYIESKIKELMPEPDAKPEDDVVSVIVAALSARYGA; translated from the coding sequence ATGTTTCAAAAGATTCTCATTGCTAATCGTGGCGAAATAGCTGTGCGTATTATCCGCGCTTGTAGGGATTTAAACATTAAAAGTGTTGCTATATATGCGAGGGCGGATAGAGATTGTTTGCACGTGAAAATGGCTGATGAAAACTATGAGATTAGCGATGACCCGCTCAAAGGCTATCTTGACGCGGATTTGATAGTCGAAGCCGCTTTGCGCTGTGAAGCTGATGCAATTCACCCCGGCTATGGATTTTTAAGCGAGAATGCCGCCTTTGCCAAAAAGGTGCAGGAAGCAGGGATTACTTGGATTGGTCCAGATTCACTCACCATTGCTAAAATGGGCGATAAAAATGCTGCAAGAGAGATTATGCAAAAAAATGGTATCCCTATTGTGCCGGGCACCGAGCCGCTGAATAAATGCTCTATGCGCGAAATAGCCAAACTCGCACAAAAAATCGGCTACCCTGTGATACTCAAGGCAAGTAGCGGTGGCGGTGGTCGTGGCATACGCGTGGTAGAAAAAGAAGAGCATTTAATGGAATCTTTTGAAGCTTGCAAACGCGAGGCTATGGCATTTTTCAAAAATGATGATGTTTTTATGGAAAAATATATTGTGAATCCGCGCCACATTGAGTTTCAAATCCTCGCTGATAATTATGGTAATGTGATACACTTGCTGGAGCGCGATTGTAGTATTCAACGCCGACATCAAAAGTTGATTGAAATCGCCCCTAGCCCATTTATTAGCGATGATTTACGCCGTAGAATGGGTGCGGCGGCAGTGGCAGCAGCGAAAGCGGCGCATTACACAAATGCTGGAACGGTGGAATTTTTGCTCGATGAAAACAATGTTTTTTATTTTATGGAGATGAATACGCGCATACAAGTTGAGCACGGCGTTACAGAGGAGATTACAGGTTATGATTTGATAGGAAGACAGATTCGTATCGCCCAAGGAGAGATTTTAGACCTCACACAGCACGATATACGCGCTCAAGGCTTTGCGATAGAGGCGAGAATCAATGCCGAAGATGTGGCAAATGACTTTGTGCCAAATCCGGGTAAAATCACCACTTACTATCCTGCCCTAGGACCTTTTGTGCGTGTGGATAGCTGTATTTATAAAGATTATGTTATTCCACCCTTTTATGATTCTATGGTAGCAAAGCTCATTGTGAAAGCTTCAAGCTATAATCTTGCAGTAAATAAACTCTCGCGAGCTTTGAATGAATTTACCATTAAAGGCGTGAAAACAACAATTCCCTTTCTCATTAATATTTGTAATGATAAAGACTTTAGGCGAGGATATTTTGATACTTCTTATATTGAAAGTAAAATTAAAGAGCTTATGCCCGAACCAGATGCGAAGCCTGAAGATGATGTAGTAAGTGTCATTGTCGCTGCTCTAAGTGCGCGATATGGGGCATAA
- a CDS encoding bifunctional ADP-dependent NAD(P)H-hydrate dehydratase/NAD(P)H-hydrate epimerase, translated as MKNIYQNTSFLDKRACEKYHLTSEILMENAACALESLIVSLTHKGSVITILCGGGDNGGDGYALARRLSGDYQVRIYQVKEPKSPLCVQNYERATQCEIKFIKKILPCDVVVDCVVGSGLKGTLDSEICDVLTTAQKCARINIACDVPSGLSEQNDGFVFKTHHTLCMGAISLACLSDRAKDIVGELHIGKLGLSANHYQISSNIKLLETSDLALPLRRENNTHKGNYGFLAVFSGEKVGASILSAQSALSFGVGLVSLITDEERFIPPEIMQEQNLPTKASAIALGMGLGIDKSAKILENLCESPLPCVIDADCFHTPMIKTFLDKSLKQRTLDFTREIVLTPHPKEFASLLQICDLGEYNPQKKVDFMLNFTQKYPHTTLLLKGANVFIAQGQELYINPLGTSALAKGGSGDVLSGIIGSLLAQGQNGLNSAIQGSLAHSLSAKVALKHNASYALTPQILIESLRLLHTL; from the coding sequence ATGAAAAACATTTATCAAAACACGAGTTTTTTAGATAAGCGCGCGTGTGAAAAATACCACCTTACCAGCGAGATTCTTATGGAAAATGCTGCCTGCGCTTTAGAATCTCTCATTGTTTCTTTAACGCATAAGGGAAGCGTGATTACGATTTTATGCGGTGGTGGTGATAATGGCGGCGATGGTTATGCATTAGCTAGGCGTTTAAGCGGGGATTATCAAGTAAGAATCTATCAAGTAAAAGAGCCAAAGTCCCCTCTTTGCGTGCAAAACTATGAGCGAGCTACCCAATGTGAGATTAAGTTTATCAAAAAGATTTTGCCCTGTGATGTGGTGGTGGATTGTGTCGTGGGGAGTGGATTAAAAGGCACGCTAGATTCTGAAATTTGCGATGTTTTAACCACAGCACAAAAATGTGCGCGTATCAACATTGCATGTGATGTCCCAAGTGGGCTAAGTGAGCAAAATGATGGCTTTGTATTTAAGACTCATCACACGCTTTGTATGGGCGCGATTAGCCTTGCGTGTTTAAGCGATAGAGCAAAGGACATTGTAGGGGAGCTACATATCGGTAAGCTCGGGCTAAGTGCTAACCATTATCAAATTAGCTCAAATATCAAATTATTAGAAACAAGCGACCTCGCTTTGCCTCTGCGTAGGGAGAATAATACGCATAAGGGCAATTATGGATTTTTGGCAGTTTTTAGTGGGGAAAAAGTAGGCGCAAGTATCCTTAGCGCACAGAGTGCTTTAAGCTTTGGCGTGGGACTTGTGAGTCTCATTACAGATGAGGAGAGATTCATACCTCCAGAAATTATGCAAGAGCAGAATCTGCCTACAAAGGCAAGTGCTATCGCGTTGGGTATGGGGTTAGGTATAGATAAAAGTGCAAAGATTTTAGAAAATTTATGTGAAAGCCCCCTACCCTGCGTGATTGACGCGGATTGCTTTCATACACCAATGATTAAAACTTTTTTAGATAAAAGCCTCAAGCAGCGGACATTGGATTTTACGCGAGAGATTGTGCTTACCCCTCACCCCAAAGAGTTTGCTTCGTTGCTTCAAATATGCGATTTGGGTGAGTATAACCCGCAAAAAAAAGTGGATTTTATGTTAAATTTCACGCAAAAATATCCGCATACCACACTTTTACTTAAAGGGGCAAATGTCTTTATCGCGCAGGGACAGGAGCTTTATATCAATCCTCTTGGGACAAGTGCGCTTGCAAAAGGTGGAAGTGGCGATGTGTTAAGTGGTATTATAGGCTCACTCCTTGCACAGGGGCAAAATGGATTAAACAGCGCAATACAAGGCTCACTCGCGCATAGCCTAAGTGCAAAAGTGGCTTTAAAGCATAATGCCTCATACGCGCTCACCCCGCAGATTCTCATAGAATCTTTAAGACTTCTACACACTTTATAA
- a CDS encoding thiazole synthase, translating into MDTLHIGSHQFTSRLIVGSGKYKDFATTKEATLASGAEMITVAVRRVNIMDNKSENLLETFKDTQIQFLPNSAGCVNAKEAITLFRLVREATGISFIKLEIIGDTQKTLYPDVIETLQATEILANEGFCVLAYTNDDPIMAKRLENAGASAVMPLAAPIGSGLGIQNRYNIGFIKEAIKVPVIVDAGVGCASDASIAMELGADAVLTNTAIAQAQNPILMAEAMKYAVKAGRASYLAGRIPRKAYASASSPLEGMAQLS; encoded by the coding sequence ATGGATACATTGCATATAGGTTCACATCAATTTACCTCTCGTCTCATCGTGGGCAGTGGGAAATATAAGGACTTCGCCACGACTAAAGAGGCGACTTTGGCAAGTGGTGCAGAGATGATTACCGTGGCGGTGCGGCGGGTAAATATAATGGATAACAAAAGTGAGAATCTACTCGAGACTTTTAAGGATACACAGATTCAATTCTTGCCAAACTCCGCTGGGTGCGTCAATGCTAAGGAAGCCATTACACTTTTTCGCTTGGTGCGTGAGGCGACAGGCATTAGCTTTATCAAGCTTGAAATCATCGGCGACACGCAAAAGACGCTCTACCCTGATGTGATAGAAACGCTCCAAGCCACCGAGATTCTTGCTAATGAGGGCTTTTGCGTGTTGGCTTATACAAATGATGATCCTATTATGGCAAAGAGGCTAGAAAATGCCGGAGCAAGTGCGGTTATGCCCCTTGCTGCGCCTATTGGCAGTGGGCTTGGGATTCAAAATCGCTACAATATAGGATTCATCAAAGAGGCGATTAAAGTGCCTGTGATTGTTGATGCGGGGGTAGGCTGTGCGAGTGATGCAAGTATCGCTATGGAGCTAGGAGCTGATGCGGTGCTTACAAATACCGCAATCGCTCAAGCACAGAATCCTATTCTTATGGCGGAGGCGATGAAATACGCAGTGAAAGCTGGAAGAGCAAGTTATCTCGCAGGACGCATACCTCGCAAAGCCTATGCAAGTGCAAGTTCTCCGCTTGAGGGAATGGCGCAACTTAGCTAG
- the cmoA gene encoding carboxy-S-adenosyl-L-methionine synthase CmoA, with protein sequence MKDEIFTQEPNKQFEFDEQVASVFDDMLERSIPHYKEVLGLIVDFCAMNMAECETRRIYDLGSSTGSTLLALHQTLNAQDSSIHSQQVLESNWQLIGIDNSRAMVEKARLKAQAYGVEISFECADLLEYQFESCAAVLANYILQFIRPIQRQSLLQRIYDSLDKGGVLIVSEKMSSPHRILDKQMIERYLRYKREQGYTQGEISKKREALENVLIPFSLEENLTLLRNVGFEYVEVLFKWVNFGTLIAKK encoded by the coding sequence ATGAAAGATGAGATTTTTACACAAGAGCCAAATAAGCAATTTGAGTTTGATGAGCAAGTGGCGAGTGTTTTTGATGATATGCTTGAGCGTTCAATCCCGCATTACAAGGAAGTGTTAGGGCTTATCGTGGATTTTTGCGCTATGAATATGGCAGAATGTGAAACAAGACGCATTTATGATTTGGGTAGCTCCACAGGTAGCACGCTTCTAGCCCTGCACCAGACGCTTAATGCGCAGGATTCTAGCATTCATAGCCAACAAGTGCTAGAATCAAATTGGCAGCTCATCGGCATTGATAATTCTCGTGCAATGGTGGAAAAAGCAAGGCTTAAAGCCCAAGCTTATGGGGTGGAGATTAGCTTTGAGTGTGCGGATTTACTTGAGTATCAATTTGAATCTTGCGCGGCGGTGCTTGCCAATTATATTTTGCAATTTATCCGCCCAATACAACGTCAAAGCCTCCTTCAAAGGATTTATGATTCTTTGGATAAGGGCGGAGTTTTGATTGTGAGTGAGAAAATGAGCTCTCCGCATAGAATCCTTGATAAGCAGATGATTGAACGTTATTTACGCTATAAGCGTGAGCAGGGCTATACGCAAGGCGAGATTAGTAAAAAACGCGAAGCATTAGAGAATGTGCTCATTCCCTTTAGCCTTGAGGAAAATCTCACGCTTTTACGTAATGTGGGCTTTGAATACGTGGAGGTGCTGTTTAAATGGGTGAATTTTGGCACTTTGATTGCTAAAAAGTAA